Part of the Roseomonas sp. OT10 genome, TGGTGCGGATGCCGATGCGCGTCCAAGCGGCGGCGATGGCCTGGCAGATCCGCGGCGTCCGGCTGGGCGAGCAGAACAGGTTCAGGCCGAAGCCCTGCGGGAACCCCGCCTCGGCCAGCAGGCTGCGGGCCGCGTTCAGGTCCTGGGCGGGGACCGGGCGATCCGGCAGGGCGCCGAAGATGAAGGGCGGCGCCGGCTGGTCGGTGGGATCCATGTAGCCGTCCATGATCTGCCGTGCCATCGCCTCCCGGTTCAGGGCCAGCGACATGGCGCGGCGCACCCGGACGTCGCGCATCGGGTTGCGGCCCTCCGCCTCCACGCCGGGGGGGTTCGGCCGCTCGACATCGACATAGAGGTTGGCCGCATAGATGGACGGTCCGGCGAAGAGGGCGAAGCGCGCGTCGCCGCCGATGCGCGGCGCGTCCTGCAGCGGGACGTTGTTGATGAAGCCGACATCCCCGGCCAGCAGGGCGGCGACGCGGGCGCTGTCGACGGGGATCGGCACGAGGCTCGCCGTCTCCCACGGTACGGGCCCGCCCCACCAGGCATCGTTGCGCCGCATGGCCAGGGGCGCGTTGGTGGACCAGCTCACCATCCGGAAGGGACCGCTGCCGATCGCGGCCTCGCCGCTGTTGAACTCGGCGTTCCCCTTCTGCGCGACCGAGCGCGGGACGATGAAGATCTGCGTCAGGTTGGTCGGCAGGATCGGCGCGGGCCCGGCGGTGCGGATGCGCAGGGTGAGGTCGTCCACCGCCTCCACCCCGGTGACCCCCGCCAGGTAGACGGTATAGGGGTTCGGGTTGCCCGGCACGTTCGGCACGCGCTGGAGGGAGGCCACGACGTCGGCCGAGGTCAGCGGCGCGCCGTCGTGGAAGCGCACGCCGGGGCGCAGCCTGAACTCCCAGGTCGTGTCGTCCAGCACCCGCCAGGACTCGGCGAGGGCGGGGCGCAGCTGCATCTTCGCGTCGCGCGCGACCAGCGTCTCGTAGATGTTCCGCAGGGCGCCGGTGTTCGACAGGTTCAGCAGCCAGTGCGGGTCGAGCGTGCTGGGCGGCGACTGGATCCCGATCGACAGGTTCTGCGCCAGCGCCGGCCCGGCCGCCAGCAGGGAGAGCCCGAGGGCCAAGCGTCGCACGAGGCT contains:
- a CDS encoding ABC transporter substrate-binding protein; translation: MSLVRRLALGLSLLAAGPALAQNLSIGIQSPPSTLDPHWLLNLSNTGALRNIYETLVARDAKMQLRPALAESWRVLDDTTWEFRLRPGVRFHDGAPLTSADVVASLQRVPNVPGNPNPYTVYLAGVTGVEAVDDLTLRIRTAGPAPILPTNLTQIFIVPRSVAQKGNAEFNSGEAAIGSGPFRMVSWSTNAPLAMRRNDAWWGGPVPWETASLVPIPVDSARVAALLAGDVGFINNVPLQDAPRIGGDARFALFAGPSIYAANLYVDVERPNPPGVEAEGRNPMRDVRVRRAMSLALNREAMARQIMDGYMDPTDQPAPPFIFGALPDRPVPAQDLNAARSLLAEAGFPQGFGLNLFCSPSRTPRICQAIAAAWTRIGIRTTVEVVPQATFLTRRNKREYGAFVTAFGSLTGETSYLLGSQLHSAGTVPGLGTLNFTGLGSPRTDSLIQRARATLDDAERAQQLRTLMQTTVDESLIIGIGLLRSVSAGQAGLAYQARADEEILAVEIKPR